The following are encoded in a window of Vidua macroura isolate BioBank_ID:100142 chromosome 26, ASM2450914v1, whole genome shotgun sequence genomic DNA:
- the LOC128819336 gene encoding uncharacterized protein LOC128819336 produces MGTGGSYPDFPGAPGAVIPVFHGHRGQLPRFFMGTAGSYPGLLEHLGFPWAPGAVIPVFHGHREQLSRFSMDTEGSYPDFPWAPGAVIPVFHGHREQLSRFSMDTGSSYPGLLEHFGFPWAPGAVIPVSRGTGSSYPGFLEHPKLSHTPSLPQRRRAPAFGCSGSHIPLREFLEFPGSPGRARFSRASAVLRRSPRSRIPDPGDPSQESRSWEWGRVSRECRAWAAFLALNPSPDPAAGAASPKSQIPAGHSRLQLRIPWNSVAIKGGTRRGHGEGQCGRGWEPLRCCRGKEFRDSRDSRDSRDRLFQRDPCWECAPGNGNALPPFPASLRGVGGTWGHPFPRGKIWEKEEKTGKREGGGPESPPVPSSQKSGWNFFGVFSPPPLSENLWNFEESMEFRRIHGIWGFGFFFGKWDPKSKPFSRAIRAGKSGIAKGKAP; encoded by the coding sequence TCCCCGTTTTCCATGGACACCGGGGGCAGTTACCCCGGTTTTTCATGGGCACGGCTGGGAGTTATCCCGGTTTATTGGAGCATCTCGGTTTTCCATGGGCACCGGGGGCAGTTATCCCGGTTTTCCATGGACACCGGGAGCAGTTATCCCGGTTTTCCATGGACACCGAGGGCAGTTATCCCGATTTTCCATGGGCACCGGGGGCAGTTATCCCGGTTTTCCATGGGCACCGGGAGCAGTTATCCCGGTTTTCCATGGACACCGGGAGCAGTTATCCCGGTTTATTGGAGCATTTCGGTTTTCCATGGGCACCGGGAGCAGTTATCCCGGTTTCCAGGGGCACCGGGAGCAGTTATCCCGGTTTTTTGGAGCATCCCAAACTCTCCCACACTCCCAGTTTACCCCAGAGACGCCGCGCTCCAGCCTTTGGATGCTCCGGGAGCCACATCCCGCTCcgggaattcctggaattcccggGATCCCCGGGACGAGCCCGATTCAGCCGTGCCTCAGCCGTGCTCCGCCGCTCCCCCCGATCCCGAATCCCGGATCCCGGAGATCCTTCCCAGGAGTCCCgcagctgggaatgggggcGCGTTTCCCGGGAATGCCGTGCATGGGCAGCGTTTCTTGCACTAAATCCCAGCCCCGATCCCGCCGCCGGTGCCGCttctcccaaatcccaaatcccagcggGACATTCCCGGCTCCAGCTCCgaattccctggaattctgTCGCAATAAAGGGCGGGACaaggaggggacacggggagggaCAATGCGGGAGGGGGTGGGAGCCGCTTCGCTGCTGCCGCGGGAAGGAATTCCGGGATTCCCGGGATTCCCGAGATTCCCGGGATCGGCTTTTCCAGCGGGATCCCTGCTGGGAATGCGCTCCCGGGAATGGGAATGcgctccctcctttccctgcttcGCTTCGCGGGGttggtggcacctggggacatccattcccaaggggaaaaatctgggaaaaagaggaaaaaaccgGGAAAAGGGAGGGGGGTGGTCCCGAgtctcctcctgtcccctcttCCCAAAAATCAggttggaatttttttggggttttttccccccctcctcttTCAGAGAACCTGTGGAATTTCGAAGAATCCATGGAATTTCGAAGAATCCATGGAATctgggggtttgggtttttttttgggaagtgGGATCCCAAATCGAAGCCATTTTCCAGAGCAATAAGGGCGGGAAAATCCGGGATTGCCAAGGGAAAAGCTCCGTGA
- the DDA1 gene encoding DET1- and DDB1-associated protein 1, which yields MADFLKGLPVYNKSNFSRFHADSVCKASNRRPSVYLPTREFPSEQIIVTEKTNILLRYLHQQWDKKNAAKKRDQEQGELEGENSAPPRKIARTGSQDMTEDT from the exons ATG GCAGATTTCCTGAAGGGGCTCCCGGTGTACAACAAGAGCAACTTCAGCAGGTTCCATGCGGATTCCGTCTGCAAGGCTTCC AACCGCCGGCCCTCGGTGTACCTGCCCACCAGAGAATTCCCCTCGGAGCAGA TTATCGTGACAGAGAAGACGAACATCCTCCTGCGCTACCTCCACCAGCAGTGGGACAAAAAG AATGCGGCCAAGAAGCGGGaccaggagcagggggagctggagggggAGAACTCGGCTCCGCCGCGGAAGATCGCCCGGACCGGCAGCCAGGACATGACCGAGGACACTTAA
- the MRPL34 gene encoding 39S ribosomal protein L34, mitochondrial translates to MGSGVVGGRSEMAALGPVWARAGGRSFSLLRGFPFPLLPNALEPLPGSSGAAALRRVPVPAWDFQQTRGKCRGNEYQPNNWKRKKTHGWIKRIRTPGGIAVILRRMLKGRKSLSH, encoded by the exons ATGGGAAGCGGCGTTGTTGGCGGGCGGAGCGAAATGGCGGCGCTGGGCCCGGTGTGGGCGCGGGCCGGGGGCCGCAG CTTTTCCCTGCTGCGAGGTTTTCCCTTCCCGCTGCTCCCAAACGCTCTGGAGCCGCTCCCCGGGAGCTCCGGCGCCGCCGCTCTCCGCCGCGTCCCGGTGCCGGCGTGGGATTTCCAACAAACCCGCGGCAAGTGCCGGGGGAACGAGTACCAGCCCAACAACTGGAAGCGGAAGAAGACTCACGGCTGGATCAAACGGATCAGAACTCCCGGCGGGATCGCCGTGATCCTGCGCCGGATGCTGAAGGGCAGGAAATCCCTGAGCCACTGA
- the ABHD8 gene encoding LOW QUALITY PROTEIN: protein ABHD8 (The sequence of the model RefSeq protein was modified relative to this genomic sequence to represent the inferred CDS: inserted 2 bases in 1 codon) translates to MLTSITDGFLCCLLGKAPNAVGPLDSVESGDGFTFLEVKPGRVLRVRHAVPERPGXPRDPPGSPGAAERGAVRCQRRITLYRNGQLLIENLGEAGGSGSPGSPRAEPDGEPGAPEPGAKDGAAKRRKRKPKRVVTVDCEKRITSCKGTHGDVVLFFIHGVGGSLDIWKEQLEFFSKLGYEVVAPDLAGHGGSSAPPVAAAYTFYALAEDMRAVFKRYAKKRNILIGHSYGVSFCTFLAHEYPELVHKAIIINIITIINN, encoded by the exons ATGCTGACCAGCATCACCGACGgtttcctctgctgcctgctgggcaAGGCCCCCAACGCCGTGGGGCCGCTGGACAGCGTTGAGTCCGGCGACGGCTTCACCTTCCTGGAGGTGAAACCCGGCCGCGTCCTCCGCGTCCGCCACGCCGTCCCCGAGcgcccggg cccccgggaccccccgggaTCGCCGGGAGCCGCGGAGCGCGGCGCCGTGCGCTGCCAGCGCCGCATCACGCTCTACCGCAACGGGCAGCTGCTGATCGAGAACCTGGGCGAGGCCGGCGGCTCCGGCAGCCCCGGGAGCCCTCGGGCCGAGCCCGACGGCGAGCCGGGAGCACCGGAGCCCGGCGCCAAGGACGGCGCGGCCAAGCGCCGCAAGCGCAAGCCCAAGAGGGTGGTGACGGTGGACTGCGAGAAGCGCATCACGAGCTGCAAGGGCACGCACGGGGACGTGGTGCTGTTCTTCATCCACGGCGTCGGCGGCTCCTTGGACAtctggaaggagcagctggaattCTTCTCCAAGCTGGGCTACGAGGTGGTGGCGCCGGATTTGGCGGGGCACGGCGGCAGCTCCGCGCCGCCCGTGGCCGCCGCCTACACCTTCTACGCGCTGGCCGAGGACATGAGGGCCGTGTTCAAGCGCTACGCCAAGAAAAGGAACATCCTCATCGGGCACTCCTACGG GGtgtccttctgcaccttcctggCGCACGAGTACCCGGAGCTGGTGCACAAGGCGATCATAATCAATATAATTactataattaataattaa